DNA from Candidatus Dadabacteria bacterium:
ACTACATCAGCAACAGCCAGGCGGCCGAGGAGACCCTCAAGGAGATAGAGCAGGAAGGGGGCAAGGGCAGGGCGGTCGGCTTTGACGTTTCCGATTTCGACGAGGTTCAGCGGTGCGTGGGGGAACTCTCGGGTGAACTGGGCGGAATACATATACTTGTTAACAACGCGGGAATAAGGAATGACGGGCTTTTGATGAGAATGGGGGAGGAGGACTGGGACCGTGTCATGGACATAAACCTCAAGGGAGCGTTTAACTGTACCAAGGCGGTTTCAAGGGGCATGTTCAAGAACCGTTACGGAAGAATAATAAATATCACCTCGACTGCCGGTGAGGCCGGAAACCCGGGGCAGGCGAATTACGCCGCTTCAAAGGCCGGGGTAGTAGGTCTTACGAAAGCGACCGCCAAGGAATTCAGTTCAAGAGGAATAACCGTGAACGCCGTAAGTCCCGGTTTTGTTGAAACTGATATTATCGCGGACCTTAACGAGGAGATGAGAAAAAAATATCTGGAAGCTATACCTCTCGGCAGATTCGGGCGCGTTGAGGACATCTCAAACGTGGTGTGTTTTCTGGTTTCCGAAGGCGCGTCGTACATAACCGGGGAGGTTATAAAAGTTAACGGCGGAATTTACATGTAAAATTTAGGAGGTTTGACTCACATGGCAAAGGATAATGCTGAAATTTTAGCTAAGGTAAAGGAGATGATCGCGAGCCATCTCGGCAAAGCCGAGGATGAGATAACTCCCGATTCTTCCTTTATAGAGGATCTCGGAGCCGACTCGCTTGACCTCGTGGAACTTATAATGTCCATGGAGGATGAGTTCGGGCTTGAGATCTCGGATGAAGACGCGGAGAACATAATAACCGTTCAGGACGCGATCAACTTTATCCAGAGTTCAGTTGAAGCCGCTTCGGAGGATGAATAAGGGGAAATGGGAAGAAGGGTAGCGGTTACAGGTATAGGGCTTATAACGCCCGTCGGGGTGGGGAACGACGCCACTTGGTCTTCGATTTGCGAAGGGACCCCCGGAGTGAGCAGGGTTTCGTCCTTCAATCCCTCGGATCTTAAAACGCAGATCGCGGGGCAGGTGGAGGATTTCGAACCGACGCTCTATATGGAGCCGAAGGACGCGAAGAGAAACGACAGGTTCATCCAGCTCTCCATCGCGGCCACCAAGCTCGCGCTTGAGGATGCCGGGCTTGAGGTTACCGACGATATCGCCGGGCGCACGGGGACTTTTATCGGATCGGGAATCGGCGGGATGAAAACCTTCTACGACACCGTCCTCACGATGGAGAACAAGGGTCCTAACCGCGTTTCCCCGTTTTTCATACCGAACATAGTGACCAACATGGCTTCGGGATACGTCTCAATAAGGTTTAACGCCAAGGGTCCCAACTGCTCTTCGACGACCGCGTGTTCCGCAAGCGGTCACTCGCTTGCGCTTTCCGCCAAGATAATACAGGACGGCAAGGCGGACGTTATGATAGCCGGCGGAGCCGAAGCTCCGCTGATCCCCCTTACCTTCGCGGCTTTTAACGCCATGAAGGCGCTTTCGACCAGAAACGACGAGCCGGAGACCGCGTCGAGGCCGTTTGAGATGGGGCGCGACGGGTTTATCCTCTCGGAAGGGGCGGGAGTGCTGATCCTTGAAGAGCTCGAGTTCGCGAAAAAAAGGGGTGCCAGCATATACGCCGAGGTGCTCGGCTCAGGAATGAGCGCCGACGCCTTTCACATCACGGCGCCTTCGCTTGAGGGACCGTCAAGCTGCATGAACGCGGCTCTGGAGGATTCGGGCCTTAATCCCGGGGACGTGGATTACATAAACGCCCACGGAACCTCGACGCGTCTTAACGACGTTAACGAAACCAACGCGATCAAGGAAGTGTTCGGCGAGGACGCCCGGCGAATTCCGGTGAGTTCCACGAAATCCATGACCGGCCATCTGCTCGGCGCGGCGGGGGCGGTGGAAGCGGCAATCTGCGTGCTTGCGCTTCGAGACGGCGTTTTGCCGCCGACTATAAACCTTTTTGAGAGCGATCCCGAATGCGATCTGGATTACATTCCGCACACCGCGAGAGACAGTAAGATAAAAGTGGCTCTCAGCAATTCCTACGGTTTCGGTGGAACGAACGTAAGTGTCGCGCTACGCAAGTTCGACTGACCTCCTGGAGTCGGGGAAATCCCCGGCGGTCTCCCGATCACCTCGCCTGAGCAGGTAGCTTTGGAGACTGTTGTTAATAATTGCAGCAGAGCATGTTGACTGTCCGGTTTGCTACGGGGAGATGGACTATGCTGCTTGCTATCGAGGGGAAGACATGCAGGTGTCATATCGCCAAGGGGATAATCTTAAGATGATTCTCTATGGCCTTGACGGCATTGTCCGGCAACGGAAGATTTGCCTTCTCCGCATTCCAGTACTGGTAAAACAACGCGACGGTTTCACGCACAGTGTCCAGAACGAGCTTCTCCGGCAGCAGGGCCTTGGCGGCAAGATGGGAAAGCTCATCCTCTGAATAGCGATCAAAGCACTTGGTCCGGCTGAATTTCAAAGCGGCCTCGTTGTCCTCTATATAGGCAATCGTGGAAACAAAATCATAGGCCGGTGCCAGTGCCGCATTGCGCCTGTCGGGATAAATGAGGGACCAGTTCTTAAGGTGCATGTCGGCATTGCCGATAAGCGTGTTGAAGGTCAGGCGGCGGATAAACTCGGCAATGTCATCCTCGCCGCATTCGGCCCCGATCACTGTGGCAATGTTACGCGCGCTGGCCTTTTTATACTTCTCCTCCGGATAGATGCCGAAAACCTGAGCAAAGTCCTCGACGTGAACCGCGCCGCCGTCATCTGACCGATCAAAGCGCCTGACGGCAAGCGCCTGTCCGCTTAAGCGACCGATGTCTTCGGGCAGGTTTTCGATCGAGTCAACGCTGATGAGGCGCACCTCCGGCACGTTTATGCCCAGGAGCCGGGCAAGTGTCATCATCGAGAACTCGTTCTCGGGCACTCCCGCAAAATGAAGAGAAGGCAGCTTGACTATCCATGAACCGCCGACGCCTCTGGCCGGGAGGGTAAGACCGCCGCGAGCCTTCTCAACGGCTGAGAACTTAAGCTGTACGCCGGCCAGAGAAAATCGCAGGGCATTCTCACGCCGACCGCTGCCGCGGTCGCTGTCGTCGGAGACATCCGACGGCCATAATTCACCGCCCGAGGGGGTAACGGTGACCGCTCCCGAAAGGTCCGCGCCAAGCGCCCAGAGCAGGAAGAACTCACGGACGGGTTTTACCCCCGCACGATCCGCAAGGTAGGTGCGCATGGGGTCTTCGGGAAGCAGGTTTGAAAAAAACGGTATCAGCCGCGTCTGCGTGGGCGGAAACCCGGTAATCAGTTCTCCGAACCGGTCCTTGAACCCCAGACCGAGCGTGGGCTTTGCAGAGTCCCCGATATAGGAGTCATTGAAGGCGAATAAGGCGCGGTCGTCCCCTACGCGGGTAAGCGTGCCTATGGGGTCGCCGTAAAGCAGGACATCCAGAACATGTACGTCAGTCATCTCCTTCCTCATCAAGACTGTAGAGCGGCTGCGGGGTTACCCTTTCCCGCAGTGCGTCCGTGGCGCTGCTACGCACAAGCGATTTCAAGGCGGGAACAATCTTGCGCGGGGCGAGCGCGAGTTCCAGGTCAAGAGTGCGGGCTAGCGCTACCAGACTTGAAACTCTGAGGTCGACCGCGCCGTTCTCAATCTTTGAGATATGGCCCTGCGGAACGCCTGCTTTTTTGCCGAGTTCACGCTGGCTGAGCCCCTTTGCCTCGCGGGCCTTCCTCAGCGCGCTGGCTATATGTTCAATCGCATAGCTCATTTTGATATCCAATTCTATATTGAAAACGATTTTTAATATAGCTTAATATATTACATCGAGAGGGATAGTCAAGAGTTAATATGCTAATCTATATAAAATATTATATTTAATATATTATTAGATATCAATATCGGACCGCTGCCGGAAAGACCAGGACAGGAAATATTCTTCCAGAGGTGATTCTCCGGCATAAGCGAAAACTGTTTCCTTTTCCTGACACACTAGTTATAGTATTTTTTATGACTAGTATCACAATATCTGGCTTCAGCTTCAACCCTATCGGTCTTATATTGATATTTATTCTTATGTTTAATCTTTCTTTACCCATGAGAGTGCTAGGAGCCGTTGCGAGTATAATCACTGCTGCAAATAGAGCGGAAGTGGTAAAGCCTGAATTGGATTACTTTGATTATAACCCCTCTGTTGTGGATACCACCGAGCATCTTAATAAACGATTAGAATATCTTGAACAACGGCTAGAGCAACACGAACTTTCTAAAGAACAAAGAGTAATTTCAGACCAAGCCAGAACAAAGCTGTCAAACGGGTTCATTCAATAAATTCCCCAACAATGCAGACAAGGTAATCACAGGAGTATTTTTAAGGAGTCCGGTTACTTGAAAACGTAAATTCCTTACTAATCGGCGTCAGAAACTGTTTTATTTTTTCTCCCTCTTTGGTAAAATACCCCGCTGACTTCCAAAATATGAAACTGTGTAAAAGAGGTGCCATATGGCTTTGACTGACAATCTCGATACTCTTTCCGACCTTTCGGTCGGGGACAGAACCTACAAGATATATTCCCTCGCAAAACTTGAAGAGCGCTACGGCGTATCGATTTCAAGACTGCCTTTTTCAATAAGAATACTGCTTGAGAACGTGCTCAGGAATTTTGACGGAAAAACCGTGACTGAGCAGCACGTGGAGTCCCTCGCCAAGTGGGACCCTTCAAATACCGAGGCGAGAGAAATTCCATACAACCCCGCGAGGGTGATACTTCAGGATTTCACGGGAGTTCCCTGCGTGGTCGACCTTGCCGCGATGAGGTCGGTTGTCGAGAAAAAAGGGGGAGACCCCTCGCTTGTGAATCCCATAGTTCCCGTTGATCTGGTAATAGACCACTCCGTTCAGGTCGATTATTTCGCAAGCGGCGACGCTTTCGGCAAGAACGTGGAAGTCGAGTACGAAAGAAACAGGGAAAGATACACCTTCTTGAAATGGGCCCAGGGGTCCTTTGACAATTTCAGGGTCGTGCCCCCGGGAACCGGAATAGTGCACCAGGTCAATCTTGAGTGTCTTGCGAGCGTAGTCGTCTCAAAGCAGACAGGCTCCGAGTCGGTTGCTTACCCAGACACCCTAGTGGGAACGGATTCCCACACGACCATGATAAACGGTCTTAGCGTCATGGGCTGGGGGGTAGGGGGAATAGAGGCAGAAGCCTGCATGCTGGGGCAGCCGCTTTACATGCTGATACCCGACGTCATCGGATTCAGGCTGACCGGCCGCCTCTCACAGGGTGTTACCGCAACGGACTTGGTTCTCACGGTAACCGAGATGCTGAGGAAAAAGGGCGTTGTCGGCAAGTTCGTCGAGTTTTTCGGGCCCGGAGTGAGCAACCTCGCGCTCTCTGACCAGGCCACGATAGCGAACATGGCTCCCGAGTACGGAGCCACCATGGGATTTTTCCCGGTAGACGCCGAAACACTTAGATACCTCGGGACGACTGGCAGGGACGACGCTGCCACGCTTGTCGAGGCCTACACGAAGGAACAGAAGATGTTCAGAACCGACGATGCGGAAGACCCGGTTTGCACCGATACGCTAGAACTTGACATATCAACCGTCGAGCCGTCTCTTGCCGGCCCGAGCCGCCCGCAGGACAGGATATCGCTTGGGGACATGAAAAGCTCCTACCACGAGAATCTTCAGGCGAGGGGACTTGCCGCGAGCGGAGACGCATCGCGCGCGGCGAACGGAATTTCAGACGGTTCGGTCGTAATAGCTGCCATCACGAGCTGTACGAATACCTCGAATCCCTCCGTTATGGTAGGGGCGGGGCTTTTCGCCAAGAAGGCCGTTGAGAGGGGGCTTTCCGTTAATCCTTACGTGAAAACGAGTTTGGCGCCGGGATCGAGGGTGGTAACGGATTACCTGAACGCCGCGGGACTTACCCCGTATCTTGAGGAACTGGGTTTCGGTCTGGTCGGATACGGATGCACGACCTGCATAGGAAACAGCGGTCCGCTTCCAGAAGACGTGGACGCGGCCATAAGGGAAAACGACCTTACCTGCGCCGCGGTTCTAAGCGGAAACAGGAATTTTGAGGGTAGGGTGCACCCGCTTGTGAAATTCGCTTACCTGGCGTCGCCTCCGCTTGTCGTGGCGTTCGCCATAGCAGGCAAGGTCGGAATCGACCTCTACAGCGAACCTCTCGGGGTTGGAAGCGACGGAAACGAAGTGTTCCTCAGGGACATATGGCCGACGCAGCAGGAGATAATCGATACGGTAGCGGAGTCAATCACCCCCGAAATATTCAACACTCAGTATTCCCGGGTTTTTGAAGGCGATGAAACCTGGAAATCTCTTGAGGCTCCGCAGTCAGGCATTTACGAGTGGGATACGGAATCC
Protein-coding regions in this window:
- a CDS encoding type II toxin-antitoxin system HipA family toxin, with protein sequence MTDVHVLDVLLYGDPIGTLTRVGDDRALFAFNDSYIGDSAKPTLGLGFKDRFGELITGFPPTQTRLIPFFSNLLPEDPMRTYLADRAGVKPVREFFLLWALGADLSGAVTVTPSGGELWPSDVSDDSDRGSGRRENALRFSLAGVQLKFSAVEKARGGLTLPARGVGGSWIVKLPSLHFAGVPENEFSMMTLARLLGINVPEVRLISVDSIENLPEDIGRLSGQALAVRRFDRSDDGGAVHVEDFAQVFGIYPEEKYKKASARNIATVIGAECGEDDIAEFIRRLTFNTLIGNADMHLKNWSLIYPDRRNAALAPAYDFVSTIAYIEDNEAALKFSRTKCFDRYSEDELSHLAAKALLPEKLVLDTVRETVALFYQYWNAEKANLPLPDNAVKAIENHLKIIPLAI
- the fabF gene encoding beta-ketoacyl-ACP synthase II, translating into MGRRVAVTGIGLITPVGVGNDATWSSICEGTPGVSRVSSFNPSDLKTQIAGQVEDFEPTLYMEPKDAKRNDRFIQLSIAATKLALEDAGLEVTDDIAGRTGTFIGSGIGGMKTFYDTVLTMENKGPNRVSPFFIPNIVTNMASGYVSIRFNAKGPNCSSTTACSASGHSLALSAKIIQDGKADVMIAGGAEAPLIPLTFAAFNAMKALSTRNDEPETASRPFEMGRDGFILSEGAGVLILEELEFAKKRGASIYAEVLGSGMSADAFHITAPSLEGPSSCMNAALEDSGLNPGDVDYINAHGTSTRLNDVNETNAIKEVFGEDARRIPVSSTKSMTGHLLGAAGAVEAAICVLALRDGVLPPTINLFESDPECDLDYIPHTARDSKIKVALSNSYGFGGTNVSVALRKFD
- a CDS encoding helix-turn-helix transcriptional regulator; this translates as MSYAIEHIASALRKAREAKGLSQRELGKKAGVPQGHISKIENGAVDLRVSSLVALARTLDLELALAPRKIVPALKSLVRSSATDALRERVTPQPLYSLDEEGDD
- the fabG gene encoding 3-oxoacyl-[acyl-carrier-protein] reductase, whose amino-acid sequence is MEFSNQVALITGGSRGIGKDIAKKLASRGAYVLINYISNSQAAEETLKEIEQEGGKGRAVGFDVSDFDEVQRCVGELSGELGGIHILVNNAGIRNDGLLMRMGEEDWDRVMDINLKGAFNCTKAVSRGMFKNRYGRIINITSTAGEAGNPGQANYAASKAGVVGLTKATAKEFSSRGITVNAVSPGFVETDIIADLNEEMRKKYLEAIPLGRFGRVEDISNVVCFLVSEGASYITGEVIKVNGGIYM
- the acpP gene encoding acyl carrier protein; the encoded protein is MAKDNAEILAKVKEMIASHLGKAEDEITPDSSFIEDLGADSLDLVELIMSMEDEFGLEISDEDAENIITVQDAINFIQSSVEAASEDE
- the acnA gene encoding aconitate hydratase AcnA — its product is MALTDNLDTLSDLSVGDRTYKIYSLAKLEERYGVSISRLPFSIRILLENVLRNFDGKTVTEQHVESLAKWDPSNTEAREIPYNPARVILQDFTGVPCVVDLAAMRSVVEKKGGDPSLVNPIVPVDLVIDHSVQVDYFASGDAFGKNVEVEYERNRERYTFLKWAQGSFDNFRVVPPGTGIVHQVNLECLASVVVSKQTGSESVAYPDTLVGTDSHTTMINGLSVMGWGVGGIEAEACMLGQPLYMLIPDVIGFRLTGRLSQGVTATDLVLTVTEMLRKKGVVGKFVEFFGPGVSNLALSDQATIANMAPEYGATMGFFPVDAETLRYLGTTGRDDAATLVEAYTKEQKMFRTDDAEDPVCTDTLELDISTVEPSLAGPSRPQDRISLGDMKSSYHENLQARGLAASGDASRAANGISDGSVVIAAITSCTNTSNPSVMVGAGLFAKKAVERGLSVNPYVKTSLAPGSRVVTDYLNAAGLTPYLEELGFGLVGYGCTTCIGNSGPLPEDVDAAIRENDLTCAAVLSGNRNFEGRVHPLVKFAYLASPPLVVAFAIAGKVGIDLYSEPLGVGSDGNEVFLRDIWPTQQEIIDTVAESITPEIFNTQYSRVFEGDETWKSLEAPQSGIYEWDTESTYIQEPPFFDDFPLEPEDPEDIEGANVLALLGDSITTDHISPAGSIPKDGPAGGYLISKGVTPRSFNSFGSRRGNHEVMIRGSFANIRIRNKMVGGKEGGWTVHVPTGEEMSIYEASSRYMGDGTDLVVIGGKEYGTGSSRDWAAKGTALLGARCVIAESFERIHRSNLVGMGVLPLQFEEGESAESLGITGFETFSVSGISEDLFPGKRMTVTVTDSDGGQREFHATCRLDTPVEVEYYRNGGILQTVLRQMISG